One window from the genome of Desulforamulus ruminis DSM 2154 encodes:
- a CDS encoding DUF441 domain-containing protein, with amino-acid sequence MHSGEIIMVILLIIGLVARSNLISVCACILLFLQFSKLDFLFPYLETHGLELGLLFLLLSILVPIATERVTGRDLLYNVTSLPGILAIVGGVMATHLNSEGLKLMQIDPGIIFGLIVGSVIGILFFNGQPVGPLMAAGVASLFLEVLSWFS; translated from the coding sequence ATGCACTCCGGGGAAATCATCATGGTTATTTTATTAATTATTGGTTTGGTAGCCCGTTCCAATCTTATTTCCGTCTGTGCCTGCATTTTGCTCTTCCTTCAGTTCAGTAAACTGGATTTTCTCTTCCCTTATTTAGAAACTCACGGACTGGAGCTGGGCCTGTTGTTTTTATTGCTGTCCATCCTGGTTCCCATCGCCACTGAAAGGGTTACCGGCCGGGACCTGCTTTACAATGTCACCTCGCTGCCCGGTATTTTGGCCATTGTCGGCGGAGTCATGGCCACGCACCTTAACAGCGAGGGATTAAAATTAATGCAAATTGATCCCGGCATTATTTTTGGTCTCATTGTAGGTTCCGTTATTGGCATTCTTTTTTTTAACGGACAACCGGTGGGCCCCCTTATGGCCGCAGGCGTTGCCTCCCTCTTTCTGGAGGTTTTAAGCTGGTTTAGCTAA
- a CDS encoding FMN-binding glutamate synthase family protein: MSERKMSLIKRLGAAGLLTFGGILATRKIVDYIADWITYPLIQDQHEKNLWMLATSIQRYDVNKLIQTELRAGTDSFIERPIGGPRTFNYLDKILFNIAQLHKLPTKRETNIDTGVTIGPQARKPLRLKIPLLVAGMAYGLALSEAYKIAFAKGSARAGTATNTGLGPWLEAERKAARHLILQFSRISWNRDEKYLKQSDAIEIQFGHGANAGTGKTLKAEHMSGLLRKRLGLRRGQDAVIHNRLEGVASQEDLKELIEYLRKVTGGVPVGVKIGAGKDLEEDLKIIVGAGADFVSVDGAEGGTHGSLPLLEDDFGVPTFIAAARAAKFWEKHHLRGKVSLLVGGGLSTPGDCLKMLALGADAVYLGTAVLFATTHTQVLKVVPFEPPTQLAWENGKYKNKFKVEEGAKSLARFLHATVYEMEEGVKALGKTSIREVSKEDLFAIDKEVAEIAGIQLGYHEPKRKVRKYYPKF, translated from the coding sequence GTGTCAGAAAGAAAGATGTCTCTGATTAAAAGGCTTGGGGCGGCTGGTTTGCTGACCTTCGGAGGAATCCTGGCCACCCGCAAGATTGTGGATTATATCGCCGATTGGATTACCTATCCGCTTATTCAGGATCAACATGAAAAGAACCTGTGGATGCTGGCCACCTCCATCCAGCGCTACGATGTCAATAAACTTATTCAGACGGAACTGCGGGCAGGTACCGACAGTTTCATTGAAAGACCCATTGGAGGTCCGCGTACTTTCAATTATTTGGATAAAATCCTGTTTAACATTGCCCAGCTTCATAAGCTGCCCACTAAAAGGGAGACCAATATCGATACCGGCGTAACCATTGGCCCCCAAGCAAGAAAACCCTTACGGTTAAAAATTCCCCTGTTAGTGGCAGGGATGGCTTACGGTCTGGCCCTTTCCGAGGCATATAAAATTGCCTTTGCCAAGGGCTCGGCCAGGGCCGGAACCGCCACCAACACCGGTCTGGGACCTTGGCTGGAGGCAGAAAGAAAAGCGGCCCGACACCTCATTCTGCAGTTTTCGCGCATATCCTGGAACCGGGATGAGAAATACCTGAAACAAAGTGACGCCATTGAGATTCAATTTGGCCACGGAGCCAATGCCGGAACGGGAAAAACACTGAAGGCCGAGCATATGAGCGGGTTGCTTAGAAAACGGCTGGGTCTCCGCAGGGGACAGGATGCGGTCATCCATAACCGGCTGGAAGGTGTGGCCAGCCAGGAGGATTTAAAGGAGCTGATTGAATATCTGCGCAAGGTGACCGGTGGAGTCCCGGTAGGGGTCAAAATCGGGGCGGGCAAGGATCTGGAAGAGGACTTAAAGATCATTGTGGGGGCCGGAGCGGATTTTGTCAGTGTTGATGGGGCTGAGGGGGGCACCCATGGCTCTCTGCCCCTATTGGAGGATGACTTTGGCGTACCTACCTTTATTGCCGCTGCCAGAGCCGCCAAGTTTTGGGAGAAACATCATTTGCGGGGAAAAGTGAGCCTGCTGGTAGGCGGTGGACTTTCCACTCCCGGTGACTGCCTGAAGATGCTGGCTCTGGGAGCCGACGCCGTATACCTGGGTACGGCGGTACTCTTTGCCACAACCCATACCCAGGTTTTAAAAGTGGTTCCCTTTGAGCCTCCCACGCAATTGGCCTGGGAAAATGGCAAATATAAAAACAAATTTAAGGTGGAGGAGGGGGCTAAAAGCCTGGCCCGGTTCCTGCACGCCACGGTTTACGAAATGGAAGAAGGGGTTAAGGCCCTTGGCAAAACCTCCATCCGGGAGGTTTCCAAGGAAGACCTCTTTGCCATTGACAAAGAGGTGGCGGAGATTGCGGGCATCCAGTTAGGTTATCATGAACCGAAAAGAAAAGTTAGAAAATACTACCCTAAATTTTAA
- the hypB gene encoding hydrogenase nickel incorporation protein HypB encodes MKITLLKQLLEANENMAEENRQLFEEHGIRAVNLMGSPGCGKTALLEKTLELLAGDLQTAVIEGDVASTYDAERLAKFGIQAVQIATETFGGSCHLNARMIASALTHIHLKGLDLLFIENIGNLICPAAFNLGEHQRVVVTSLTEGPEKPLKYPVMFRGADLVVINKMDLKNRLQADTQQLIDNIKKIHPAVPVLELSAVTGEGCLSWIEWLRGKNTVEKPA; translated from the coding sequence ATGAAGATAACTCTTTTAAAACAGCTCTTGGAGGCCAATGAGAATATGGCCGAAGAGAACCGGCAGCTTTTTGAGGAGCACGGCATCCGCGCGGTGAATCTGATGGGTTCTCCCGGCTGTGGAAAGACGGCTTTGTTGGAGAAAACCCTGGAACTGTTGGCCGGAGACTTGCAAACCGCGGTAATTGAAGGAGATGTTGCCAGCACCTATGATGCTGAGCGGCTGGCCAAGTTTGGCATTCAGGCGGTGCAAATTGCTACCGAAACCTTTGGCGGCAGTTGTCACCTAAACGCCAGGATGATTGCCAGTGCCCTGACCCATATCCATTTAAAGGGTCTGGATTTACTATTTATTGAAAACATTGGCAATCTCATCTGCCCGGCAGCTTTTAACCTGGGAGAACATCAACGGGTGGTGGTTACCAGCCTGACAGAAGGACCGGAAAAGCCCTTGAAATATCCGGTAATGTTCCGGGGGGCGGATCTGGTGGTCATTAATAAAATGGATCTCAAAAATAGGCTGCAGGCAGATACCCAACAGCTCATAGACAATATTAAAAAGATTCATCCGGCGGTTCCGGTTTTGGAGCTTTCGGCTGTTACAGGAGAAGGCTGCCTTTCCTGGATAGAATGGCTGAGAGGGAAAAATACCGTGGAAAAACCGGCCTAG
- a CDS encoding DUF5665 domain-containing protein yields the protein MEQVKKGVTSLQGRIDRLAENMEKMKLAEYVELLGDTRRLLWVNFISGIARGLGIAVGFTILGAVLLYLLRKLVVLNLPVIGGFIAQVVQMVQIKMY from the coding sequence ATGGAACAGGTTAAAAAAGGAGTCACTTCCTTACAAGGAAGGATTGACCGGCTGGCTGAAAATATGGAAAAAATGAAACTGGCGGAATACGTAGAGCTTCTAGGCGATACCCGCCGGTTGTTATGGGTCAATTTCATTTCCGGAATTGCCAGAGGACTGGGCATTGCCGTGGGTTTTACCATTTTGGGCGCAGTGCTGCTTTACCTGTTAAGAAAGCTGGTGGTGCTTAATCTACCGGTTATTGGAGGTTTTATTGCCCAGGTGGTGCAGATGGTGCAAATTAAGATGTATTAG
- the hypE gene encoding hydrogenase expression/formation protein HypE, with product MAHGSGGRLTSGLIDRLLLPRFNNPRLAPLADAAVVDLKEASWAFTTDAYVIKPLFFPGGDIGKLAVCGTINDLAVMGAAPMYLSCGLIMEEGLTMDTLERVVCSMGQTARLAGVEVVTGDTKVVGRGEADGLFIHMSGLGMVKEGISLGQEKIRVGDKVLINGTIGDHGIAVLSAREKLHFETAIQSDAAPLHSLIAGMLEVSDQIKIMRDPTRGGLATTLNELVRGMNFGLTLEEEALPVSKEILTLCRLIGFDPLYVANEGKVVVIAAREDADLLLKTMRSHPQGRESRIIGEVTSGPAGRVLLHTATGGKRLVDTLAADQLPRIC from the coding sequence TTGGCTCATGGCAGCGGCGGAAGGCTGACCTCCGGTTTAATTGACCGCCTGCTGCTGCCCCGTTTTAACAATCCCAGGCTGGCGCCTTTAGCGGATGCGGCGGTGGTTGACCTGAAGGAAGCATCATGGGCCTTTACCACTGATGCCTATGTCATAAAACCCCTTTTCTTTCCCGGGGGAGACATCGGAAAGCTGGCGGTCTGCGGGACGATCAATGATCTGGCGGTAATGGGGGCGGCACCGATGTATCTTTCCTGCGGGCTGATCATGGAGGAGGGGCTGACCATGGATACGCTGGAAAGGGTTGTTTGCTCCATGGGTCAAACGGCCCGGCTGGCAGGGGTTGAAGTGGTGACAGGAGATACCAAAGTGGTGGGCCGAGGCGAGGCGGACGGGTTGTTTATTCATATGTCCGGGCTGGGAATGGTCAAGGAGGGGATTTCTTTGGGCCAGGAGAAAATTCGCGTGGGAGACAAGGTGTTGATTAACGGAACCATTGGGGATCATGGTATAGCGGTTCTTTCCGCCCGGGAGAAACTTCATTTTGAAACAGCCATACAAAGTGACGCGGCCCCGCTGCACTCCTTGATTGCCGGGATGCTGGAAGTGTCGGATCAAATTAAAATCATGCGTGATCCCACCCGGGGCGGACTGGCCACCACACTGAATGAACTGGTTCGGGGCATGAATTTTGGTTTGACCCTGGAGGAAGAAGCCCTGCCTGTAAGCAAAGAAATCCTTACTCTGTGCCGGCTGATTGGTTTTGATCCCCTGTATGTGGCCAATGAAGGCAAAGTGGTGGTGATTGCAGCCCGGGAGGATGCGGATCTTTTACTGAAGACCATGCGCAGCCACCCCCAGGGCAGGGAAAGCCGGATCATCGGCGAGGTAACCTCAGGGCCTGCCGGCAGGGTTTTGCTGCACACCGCGACGGGGGGAAAGCGTCTGGTAGACACCCTGGCGGCAGACCAACTGCCGAGGATTTGTTGA
- the hypD gene encoding hydrogenase formation protein HypD, translated as MGQRAEYREREKIDQLVKLIEKISGGRSLTVMEVCGTHAVAVFRHGLKSILPPNIRLVSGPGCPVCVTPVSAIDQAVVYARQPDTILATYGDMMKIPGSQSSLLEEKAKGCDVRIVLSAMDPLQLAADHPQKRVIFWAAGFETTAPTVAAAILMAEKMRLKNFYLYSLCKQMPPVLHALVAGGEVNIDGILCPGHVSAVAGTEIYQFLPRDFALPCVVAGFEAADILESIALLAAQIIRKKPRVINQYLRAVRPEGNPKALKTLYSVFEPADTEWRGLGTIPRSGLKLREKYRFYDAQAAFPMAAVSSRERPGCLCGRILRGLNTPGDCSLFAVSCTPDNPAGPCMVSSEGTCATHLKYRGVI; from the coding sequence ATGGGGCAAAGGGCTGAATACCGGGAACGGGAAAAAATAGATCAACTGGTCAAGCTGATTGAAAAAATTTCCGGGGGCAGGTCCCTTACCGTGATGGAGGTTTGCGGCACCCATGCCGTTGCTGTTTTCCGGCACGGGTTAAAAAGCATCCTCCCTCCCAACATCCGGCTGGTTTCCGGGCCCGGCTGTCCCGTGTGCGTGACACCGGTTTCCGCCATTGACCAAGCTGTTGTTTATGCCCGGCAGCCCGACACCATTCTGGCAACTTACGGCGATATGATGAAAATCCCCGGTTCCCAATCCAGTCTGCTGGAGGAAAAGGCCAAGGGATGTGATGTACGCATAGTCCTTTCCGCCATGGACCCATTGCAACTGGCGGCGGATCATCCACAGAAACGGGTCATCTTTTGGGCAGCAGGTTTCGAAACCACCGCCCCTACGGTGGCAGCAGCCATACTTATGGCCGAAAAAATGCGGCTGAAGAATTTTTACCTGTACAGTCTTTGTAAACAAATGCCTCCGGTGCTGCACGCCCTGGTGGCAGGCGGAGAAGTCAATATCGACGGCATCCTTTGTCCAGGGCATGTCAGTGCGGTTGCCGGAACAGAAATATACCAATTTTTGCCCCGGGATTTTGCCCTTCCCTGTGTGGTGGCAGGCTTTGAAGCGGCGGATATACTGGAATCCATTGCTCTTCTGGCAGCACAGATTATAAGGAAGAAACCGCGGGTGATCAATCAATACCTTAGAGCGGTCCGGCCAGAGGGAAACCCCAAGGCTTTAAAGACCCTGTACAGTGTTTTTGAACCGGCGGATACGGAATGGCGCGGTTTGGGAACCATTCCCCGCAGCGGGCTCAAGCTCAGAGAAAAATACCGGTTCTACGATGCCCAGGCCGCTTTTCCCATGGCAGCCGTTTCTTCCCGGGAAAGGCCCGGGTGTCTTTGCGGCAGGATTTTGCGGGGACTCAATACACCCGGCGATTGTTCTTTATTTGCTGTATCCTGCACTCCGGATAACCCGGCGGGTCCCTGCATGGTTTCTTCCGAGGGAACCTGCGCAACCCATTTAAAATACCGAGGGGTGATCTGA
- a CDS encoding HypC/HybG/HupF family hydrogenase formation chaperone, giving the protein MCLAVPMKITEITGQWGIAELAGVRQRVNLQLLEQASLNSYVLIHAGFAIQEMKETEALEILEMLSGIDAAEADTAKG; this is encoded by the coding sequence ATGTGCCTTGCAGTGCCCATGAAAATAACGGAGATCACCGGCCAGTGGGGCATCGCTGAATTGGCGGGGGTTCGCCAGCGGGTGAATCTGCAGTTGTTGGAACAGGCTTCCCTCAATAGCTATGTTTTAATTCATGCCGGTTTTGCCATTCAGGAAATGAAAGAGACGGAAGCGTTGGAAATTTTGGAGATGTTGTCAGGCATCGACGCTGCTGAAGCAGATACCGCAAAGGGGTGA
- a CDS encoding hydrogenase maturation nickel metallochaperone HypA has protein sequence MHELSMAQDLLKILGEYQEELGSGRQIKEVHLKVGKFTSVVPETLGFCYELLVQNTSFAGTRLIIEEIPLVIRCRRCLRQKNLETPRFHCPDCSSEDVEMVAGGEMIIDFIQVEEAEKEGMTQDEDNSFKTALGGQ, from the coding sequence TTGCATGAATTATCCATGGCCCAGGATTTGTTAAAAATCCTTGGTGAATACCAAGAGGAGCTGGGAAGCGGTCGGCAGATCAAAGAGGTCCATCTTAAAGTCGGTAAATTTACATCGGTTGTTCCGGAAACACTGGGTTTCTGTTATGAGTTGCTGGTGCAAAATACCTCATTCGCGGGAACCAGGCTAATAATTGAGGAAATACCGCTGGTGATCCGCTGCCGCCGTTGTCTGAGGCAAAAAAACCTGGAAACGCCCCGGTTTCATTGCCCCGATTGTTCCAGTGAAGATGTGGAAATGGTGGCAGGGGGAGAAATGATCATTGATTTCATCCAGGTGGAAGAGGCAGAAAAGGAGGGAATGACGCAAGATGAAGATAACTCTTTTAAAACAGCTCTTGGAGGCCAATGA